A genomic region of Eucalyptus grandis isolate ANBG69807.140 chromosome 5, ASM1654582v1, whole genome shotgun sequence contains the following coding sequences:
- the LOC104444151 gene encoding nuclear pore complex protein NUP98A-like, translating to MSGPTYPFGNPTGRASRRGSASGRANNANNSSFMFGGTSRGVSEGVSVFSFGPLPGASSASAFGGFAYGARAAAPIFGSEGAFGASGNPAFGGFCSPPFGFISSTASKPAETTFSSNQFGAHIGSQVATPLLGSADFGKSSFRGRWLSGSRVAPFTPATEADTGVALPSGELQSICCTTLHPYREKSHEELRWEDYQLGDKGGPNHAGQSGVGQATALCGQSATPAFGQMRTFNTASSGYGGSLFPNTASPFFSTNAAATRQTNPSFPSPFQTAGVAETSGKLTGSAFGSQSIFGLRNTANDNPFVANSSGCSLFGGNPFSSPTGGSVSFGGTSTGVFRSGLTQTPPLFSSEATQTPSLFSSKAAFRAADGIPKDGPLEEQTDFVEVCQKIKGVHLDSSLQNDEEHVINKGTGESAVEHDCDAGIEALMPKLSQPDYYTKPDVKELAAKERAEPGFCCRVKDFVIGRLGYGHIKFAGETDVRRLDLESLIRFNNSEVIVYTDERKKPPIGQGLNKPAEVTLLNVKCIDKKTGKQYIEGPIVEKYKEMLKKSAEEQGTEFVSYDPIKGEWKFKVRHFN from the exons ATGTCTGGTCCGACCTACC CTTTCGGGAATCCGACTGGCCGTGCCTCCCGGCGAGGATCAGCATCCGGGCGTGCTAATAATGCAAATAACAGTTCCTTTATGTTTGGGGGAACTTCAAGAGGAGTCTCCGAAGGTGTTTCGGTCTTCTCCTTTGGACCTCTCCCTGGTGCTTCTTCAGCGTCAGCTTTTGGTG GATTTGCATATGGTGCAAGGGCAGCTGCTCCCATCTTTGGGTCTGAAGGCGCATTTGGGGCTTCCGGTAATCCAGCTTTTGGGGGTTTTTGTAGCCCACCATTTGGCTTTATATCTTCTACAGCTTCTAAGCCAGCAGAAACCACATTTAGCAGCAATCAGTTTGGAGCTCATATCG GGTCTCAGGTAGCTACACCATTATTAGGCAGTGCTGATTTTGGAAAGTCCTCTTTTAGAGGTCGGTGGCTTAGCGGAAGTCGTGTAGCTCCCTTCACTCCGGCGACTGAGGCAGACACTGGAGTGGCATTGCCATCTGGCGAGCTCCAGTCAATTTGCTGTACGACTCTCCACCCCTACAGAGAAAAAAGCCACGAGGAACTTAGATGGGAGGACTACCAGTTGGGGGACAAAG GTGGACCAAATCACGCCGGTCAGTCTGGTGTTGGCCAAGCTACTGCTCTCTGTGGCCAATCTGCCACCCCCGCTTTTGGTCAAATGCGCACATTTAATACAGCTTCCAGTGGCTATGGTGGAAGCTTATTCCCAAATACTGCATCGCCCTTTTTTTCTACTAATGCAGCCGCAACCAGGCAGACAAAT CCCTCTTTTCCTTCGCCTTTTCAAACAGCTGGAGTTGCTGAGACTTCTGGGAAGCTGACTGGTAGCGCCTTTGGGTCACAATCAATATTCGGGCTGCGTAACACTGCAAATGACAATCCTTTTGTGGCCAATTCTTCTGGTTGTTCTCTTTTTGGCGGTAACCCTTTTAGCTCACCAACAGGTGGCTCTGTATCATTTGGGGGAACTTCAACCGGAGTTTTCAGGAGTGGTTTAACTCAAACTCCTCCGCTCTTCTCTTCAGAAGCTACTCAAACTCCTTCACTCTTCTCTTCCAAAGCTGCCTTCCGTGCTGCAGATGGCATTCCCAAAGATGGTCCTTTGGAGGAGCAAACTGATTTTGTCGAGGTCTGCCAGAAAATTAAGGGAGTTCATCTTGATTCGTCTCTTCAGAATGATGAGGAACATGTGATTAATAAAGGAACTGGTGAGTCTGCAGTTGAGCATGATTGTGATGCTGGCATCGAGGCACTTATGCCGAAGCTCTCTCAGCCTGACTACTATACCAAACCGGATGTCAAAGAATTAGCAGCCAAGGAAAGAGCTGAACCAGGATTTTGCTGTCGAGTCAAAGATTTTGTCATTGGACGACTTGGTTATGGTCACATTAAATTTGCAGGGGAGACTGATGTAAGAAGGCTTGATCTCGAGTCCCTCATTCGCTTCAACAATAGTGAAGTGATTGTATACACAGACGAGAGGAAGAAACCGCCTATAGGGCAAGGGCTCAACAAGCCAGCTGAGGTGACTCTTCTTAACGTAAAATGCATTGATAAGAAGACTGGAAAGCAGTACATCGAGGGGCCTATAGTTGAGAAGTACAAGGAGATGCTCAAGAAGAGCGCTGAGGAACAAGGCACTGAGTTTGTGTCCTATGACCCCATCAAAGGAGAGTGGAAGTTCAAGGTTCGCCATTTCAATTGA
- the LOC104444152 gene encoding probable cinnamyl alcohol dehydrogenase 1 isoform X1 — protein sequence MSSEGVKEDCLGWAARDPSGLLSPYKFSRRTVGRDDVSIRITHCGVCYADVVWTRNEHGNSKYPLVPGHEIVGIVKEVGCSVQRFKVGNRVGVGTYVNSCRECEYCNDRLENYCEKGPVSTFDAIDADGTVTKGGYSSYIVVHERHCFKIPETYPLALAAPLLCAGITVYTPMMCHKMNQPGKSLGVIGLGGLGHMAVKFGKAFGLKVTVFSTSISKKEEALSLLGADHFVISSDPEQIKAMAKSLDFIIDTASGDHPFDNYMSLLKTGGILALVGYPSEVKFSPASLNLGMRTVSGSKTGGTKDIQEMIDLCAAQKIYPKIELIPIDYANKALERLIKRDVKYRFVIDIENSLK from the exons ATGAGCTCTGAGGGGGTGAAGGAAGATTGTCTTGGTTGGGCCGCCAGAGATCCTTCTGGTCTTCTCTCCCCCTACAAATTCAGCCGCAG GACCGTGGGAAGAGATGACGTCTCGATTAGGATCACGCACTGTGGAGTGTGCTATGCAGATGTTGTTTGGACTAGGAATGAGCATGGAAACTCCAAGTATCCTCTGGTGCCAGG GCACGAGATAGTTGGAATTGTGAAAGAGGTTGGCTGCAGTGTCCAACGCTTCAAAGTCGGCAATCGTGTAGGCGTGGGAACTTATGTCAATTCATGCAGAGAGTGTGAGTATTGCAATGACCGGCTAGAAAACTACTGCGAGAAGGGACCGGTTTCTACTTTTGATGCAATTGATGCGGATGGTACAGTCACGAAGGGAGGATACTCTAGTTACATTGTCGTCCATGAAAG ACACTGCTTCAAGATACCAGAAACCTACCCGTTGGCTTTAGCAGCACCATTGCTCTGTGCTGGAATCACAGTATACACTCCAATGATGTGTCACAAGATGAACCAACCTGGTAAGTCTCTTGGCGTAATTGGACTAGGTGGGCTCGGTCATATGGCAGTTAAATTTGGGAAGGCTTTTGGACTGAAAGTCACAGTGTTCAGTACAAGCATTTCTAAAAAGGAGGAAGCACTGAGCTTGCTTGGTGCTGACCATTTCGTTATCTCATCTGACCCAGAACAGATaaag GCCATGGCTAAGTCTCTGGACTTTATAATAGACACAGCATCTGGCGATCACCCATTCGATAATTACATGTCTCTTTTGAAGACAGGTGGCATTCTAGCATTGGTTGGGTACCCAAGTGAAGTTAAATTTAGTCCAGCAAGCCTTAACCTCG GTATGAGAACTGTTTCAGGTAGCAAAACAGGAGGAACAAAGGATATCCAAGAAATGATAGACTTATGTGCGGCGCAGAAAATATACCCAAAGATCGAACTGATACCAATTGATTATGCCAACAAAGCTCTCGAGAGGCTCATCAAGAGAGATGTGAAGTACAGGTTTGTCATTGACATTGAGAACTCCCTGAAATGA
- the LOC104444152 gene encoding probable cinnamyl alcohol dehydrogenase 1 isoform X2 has translation MSSEGVKEDCLGWAARDPSGLLSPYKFSRRHEIVGIVKEVGCSVQRFKVGNRVGVGTYVNSCRECEYCNDRLENYCEKGPVSTFDAIDADGTVTKGGYSSYIVVHERHCFKIPETYPLALAAPLLCAGITVYTPMMCHKMNQPGKSLGVIGLGGLGHMAVKFGKAFGLKVTVFSTSISKKEEALSLLGADHFVISSDPEQIKAMAKSLDFIIDTASGDHPFDNYMSLLKTGGILALVGYPSEVKFSPASLNLGMRTVSGSKTGGTKDIQEMIDLCAAQKIYPKIELIPIDYANKALERLIKRDVKYRFVIDIENSLK, from the exons ATGAGCTCTGAGGGGGTGAAGGAAGATTGTCTTGGTTGGGCCGCCAGAGATCCTTCTGGTCTTCTCTCCCCCTACAAATTCAGCCGCAG GCACGAGATAGTTGGAATTGTGAAAGAGGTTGGCTGCAGTGTCCAACGCTTCAAAGTCGGCAATCGTGTAGGCGTGGGAACTTATGTCAATTCATGCAGAGAGTGTGAGTATTGCAATGACCGGCTAGAAAACTACTGCGAGAAGGGACCGGTTTCTACTTTTGATGCAATTGATGCGGATGGTACAGTCACGAAGGGAGGATACTCTAGTTACATTGTCGTCCATGAAAG ACACTGCTTCAAGATACCAGAAACCTACCCGTTGGCTTTAGCAGCACCATTGCTCTGTGCTGGAATCACAGTATACACTCCAATGATGTGTCACAAGATGAACCAACCTGGTAAGTCTCTTGGCGTAATTGGACTAGGTGGGCTCGGTCATATGGCAGTTAAATTTGGGAAGGCTTTTGGACTGAAAGTCACAGTGTTCAGTACAAGCATTTCTAAAAAGGAGGAAGCACTGAGCTTGCTTGGTGCTGACCATTTCGTTATCTCATCTGACCCAGAACAGATaaag GCCATGGCTAAGTCTCTGGACTTTATAATAGACACAGCATCTGGCGATCACCCATTCGATAATTACATGTCTCTTTTGAAGACAGGTGGCATTCTAGCATTGGTTGGGTACCCAAGTGAAGTTAAATTTAGTCCAGCAAGCCTTAACCTCG GTATGAGAACTGTTTCAGGTAGCAAAACAGGAGGAACAAAGGATATCCAAGAAATGATAGACTTATGTGCGGCGCAGAAAATATACCCAAAGATCGAACTGATACCAATTGATTATGCCAACAAAGCTCTCGAGAGGCTCATCAAGAGAGATGTGAAGTACAGGTTTGTCATTGACATTGAGAACTCCCTGAAATGA
- the LOC104444153 gene encoding LOW QUALITY PROTEIN: probable cinnamyl alcohol dehydrogenase 1 (The sequence of the model RefSeq protein was modified relative to this genomic sequence to represent the inferred CDS: substituted 1 base at 1 genomic stop codon), which yields MSSEGAKEDCLGWAARDPSGLLSPYKFSRRTVGSDDVSIRITHCGVCYADVAWTRNEQGHSKYPLVPGHEIVGIVKEVGSSVQRFKVGDHVGVGTYVNSCRECEYCNDRLENNCEKGVFTFDGIDADGTVTKGGYSSYIVVHERYCFTIPENLPLASAAPLLCAGITVYTPMMRHKMNQPGKSLGVIGLGGLGHMAVKLGKAFGLKVTVFSTSISKKEEALSLLGADHFVISSDPEQMKAMAKSLHFIIDTAAGDHPFDPYMSLLKTGGVLALVGFPSEVKAHHXVNTRYLIDEQAKLLTTNFLAGMKTVSGSLTGGTKDIQEMIDFCAAQKVYPNIEVIPIDYANEALERLIKRDVKYRFVIDIENSLK from the exons ATGAGTTCAGAGGGTGCGAAGGAAGATTGTCTTGGTTGGGCTGCCAGAGATCCTTCTGGACTTCTCTCCCCCTACAAATTCAGCCGCAG GACTGTGGGAAGCGATGACGTCTCGATTAGGATCACGCACTGTGGAGTGTGCTATGCAGATGTTGCTTGGACTAGGAATGAGCAGGGACACTCCAAGTATCCTCTGGTGCCAGG GCACGAGATAGTTGGAATTGTGAAAGAGGTTGGCTCCAGTGTCCAACGCTTCAAAGTCGGCGATCATGTAGGCGTGGGAACTTATGTCAATTCATGCAGAGAGTGTGAGTATTGCAATGACCGGCTAGAAAACAATTGCGAAAAGGGGGTCTTTACTTTCGATGGAATCGATGCGGATGGTACAGTCACGAAGGGAGGATATTCTAGTTACATTGTCGTCCATGAAAG ATACTGCTTCACGATTCCAGAAAACTTACCGTTGGCTTCAGCAGCACCATTGCTCTGTGCTGGAATCACAGTATACACTCCAATGATGCGTCACAAGATGAACCAACCTGGTAAGTCTCTTGGCGTAATTGGACTCGGTGGGCTCGGTCACATGGCAGTTAAGCTTGGGAAGGCTTTTGGACTGAAAGTCACGGTGTTCAGTACAAGCATTTCTAAAAAGGAGGAAGCACTGAGCTTGCTTGGTGCTGACCATTTCGTCATCTCATCTGACCCGGAACAGATGAAG GCCATGGCTAAGTCCCTGCACTTTATAATAGACACGGCAGCCGGCGATCACCCATTTGATCCTTACATGTCTCTTTTAAAGACTGGTGGCGTTCTGGCGTTGGTTGGGTTCCCAAGTGAAGTTAAAGCTCATCACTAGGTGAATACTAGGTACCTGATAGATGAACAAGCTAAGTTGCTCACAACGAACTTTTTGGCAGGTATGAAAACTGTTTCGGGTAGTCTAACGGGCGGAACAAAGGATATCCAAGAAATGATAGACTTCTGTGCGGCGCAGAAGGTATACCCAAATATCGAAGTGATACCGATTGATTATGCCAACGAAGCCCTCGAGAGGCTCATCAAGAGAGACGTGAAGTACCGGTTTGTCATTGACATTGAGAACTCCCTGAAATGA